In Dermatophilus congolensis, a genomic segment contains:
- a CDS encoding glycosyltransferase family 4 protein, whose product MPTPAVPPTIPDDASDIKVAYLVSKYPALSHTFIEREIAGLRALGARIDTFSVRRCPNAELISAAMRQEAAETTVLIDEVPATFPRAHARLLTSQPSAYVRTLMRAVTTGEPHPKTRLWQGFYFAEAIKLHDQMRARGLRHVHVHFANVSADVARLAVAIGRFIDGPTSDWRWSLTMHGPTEFEGVDKVDLPAKILDADAVSCITDFTRSQLMRYLDPAHWHKLAITHMTIDPTIYMPPPDGRAGRQGQPLRLLFVGRLVPEKGGPLLLEALTLLKERGTAVQVRFVGDGPARELLERSTRERGLEQMVEFVGAVGQDDMIPHYHWADVFTLPSYMEGLPVVIMEALATELPVITSRINGIPELVHDELMGHVLTPGRADLLANAIEDQAHNPDRRQAQGHAGRKAVLDSYTIDSQAPVMADFLRAVSPTAGK is encoded by the coding sequence ATGCCTACCCCTGCGGTTCCCCCGACCATCCCTGATGACGCCAGCGACATTAAGGTCGCGTACCTGGTCAGTAAATATCCCGCTCTTTCTCACACGTTCATCGAACGTGAGATCGCTGGCCTACGCGCATTGGGGGCACGCATCGACACGTTCTCGGTGCGGCGCTGCCCTAATGCTGAGCTGATCTCCGCGGCGATGCGGCAGGAAGCTGCTGAAACCACAGTTCTCATTGATGAGGTACCGGCAACTTTTCCCCGTGCGCACGCTCGACTACTCACCTCCCAACCCAGCGCGTATGTGCGCACCCTGATGCGGGCAGTCACCACCGGCGAACCACACCCCAAAACCCGTCTGTGGCAAGGGTTCTATTTCGCTGAGGCGATCAAACTTCATGACCAGATGCGTGCCCGGGGGCTACGCCATGTCCACGTCCACTTCGCGAACGTTTCCGCCGATGTCGCCCGCCTAGCCGTGGCAATTGGCCGCTTCATCGACGGCCCCACCTCTGACTGGCGTTGGTCACTGACCATGCATGGCCCTACTGAATTCGAAGGGGTCGATAAAGTCGACCTGCCAGCCAAAATCCTTGATGCCGACGCAGTCAGCTGCATCACTGACTTCACCCGCAGCCAACTGATGCGGTACCTCGACCCCGCTCACTGGCACAAACTGGCCATCACGCACATGACCATCGACCCCACCATCTATATGCCACCTCCCGATGGCCGTGCTGGACGTCAGGGGCAGCCCTTACGGCTGCTGTTCGTGGGGCGCCTCGTCCCTGAAAAAGGTGGACCGCTCCTACTCGAGGCACTCACTCTGCTCAAAGAACGCGGAACTGCCGTGCAGGTGCGCTTCGTCGGAGACGGCCCCGCACGCGAACTACTCGAACGCAGCACCCGCGAGCGAGGACTAGAGCAGATGGTCGAATTCGTCGGAGCAGTGGGACAAGACGACATGATTCCCCACTATCACTGGGCTGATGTTTTCACTTTGCCCTCCTACATGGAAGGGCTCCCCGTGGTGATTATGGAAGCTCTTGCCACTGAACTGCCTGTTATCACCAGCCGTATCAACGGCATTCCCGAGCTCGTCCACGACGAGCTCATGGGGCATGTTCTCACTCCAGGGCGAGCCGATTTACTTGCCAACGCCATCGAAGATCAGGCCCACAACCCCGACCGTCGCCAGGCACAAGGACACGCCGGCCGCAAAGCCGTCCTCGACAGCTACACCATCGACTCCCAAGCCCCCGTCATGGCTGATTTTCTCCGTGCCGTCAGCCCCACCGCCGGCAAGTAA
- a CDS encoding O-antigen ligase family protein has protein sequence MAIAAVQADGSEHVYATRAQARSLRWRSIPVAVWLLFAGLAANVFSGHADDMGLPIGLDRVLLPAAFVAALMDRRARWWRLRSAHIAMVAFAAVATGSYLSMPWTVSLQSFFTLLDRVYIPFLLFAFAPYFLGTAARRALFLRMLTLLGVYLTATTIAEALGANFLLFPRYIATHREQLASMAAMSEDATRAGGPFLFGEPNGMTLAICAFAATVAARHEHGRWRVVAVVTAPCAVAALIAAMTRSVWLGTALAVVCVAVTRWRWFLWLPVAAVAGVGSLLVGAWLFPQLAADASQRAGMSSSLWDRVTTNDAAMQIIAAEPLTGVGWQQFIQVVPDWARQADVIPLANTHIEVHNVVLSRGAELGVPGLVLFVLALLLGPVAALFRRVRVDLVPWQLFSLSVFVVWFTVSMTSPNPYPLPTFLMWFVAGFALALPQESASAKAVVA, from the coding sequence ATGGCTATAGCTGCCGTGCAGGCCGATGGTTCGGAGCATGTTTACGCTACGAGGGCGCAGGCGCGGTCATTGCGCTGGCGCAGTATTCCTGTGGCGGTCTGGCTGTTATTTGCGGGGTTGGCTGCGAATGTGTTTTCTGGCCACGCCGATGACATGGGGTTGCCGATTGGTCTGGATCGTGTGCTGTTGCCGGCAGCGTTTGTTGCGGCGTTGATGGACCGTCGGGCTCGGTGGTGGCGGTTGCGGTCGGCGCATATAGCGATGGTGGCGTTCGCAGCGGTCGCGACAGGGTCGTATCTGTCGATGCCGTGGACTGTGAGTTTGCAGTCGTTTTTTACACTGTTAGACCGGGTTTATATTCCGTTTTTGCTGTTCGCGTTTGCGCCGTATTTTTTGGGGACGGCGGCGCGGCGGGCGTTGTTTTTACGGATGTTGACGTTATTGGGCGTGTATTTGACAGCGACGACGATCGCTGAGGCGTTGGGCGCGAATTTTTTGCTTTTTCCTCGTTATATCGCGACGCATCGGGAACAGCTAGCGTCCATGGCGGCGATGTCTGAGGATGCTACGCGGGCCGGTGGGCCTTTCTTGTTTGGTGAGCCCAACGGGATGACATTAGCGATCTGTGCTTTTGCTGCCACTGTCGCAGCCCGGCATGAGCATGGCCGGTGGCGCGTAGTGGCGGTGGTGACTGCGCCGTGTGCTGTGGCTGCGCTCATCGCGGCGATGACGCGATCGGTGTGGCTTGGGACGGCGTTGGCGGTGGTGTGTGTAGCGGTGACGCGGTGGCGGTGGTTTTTATGGCTGCCGGTAGCGGCTGTTGCTGGGGTGGGGTCGTTGCTGGTGGGGGCCTGGTTGTTTCCACAGTTGGCTGCGGATGCCTCGCAGCGCGCTGGGATGTCGAGTTCATTGTGGGATCGGGTGACCACCAATGATGCGGCGATGCAGATCATCGCGGCGGAACCGTTGACGGGGGTGGGGTGGCAGCAGTTCATTCAAGTGGTGCCGGATTGGGCTCGTCAAGCGGATGTGATTCCGTTGGCAAATACGCATATCGAGGTGCATAACGTGGTGTTGTCTCGGGGCGCGGAGTTGGGTGTGCCCGGTTTGGTGTTGTTTGTACTGGCGTTGCTGTTGGGGCCTGTGGCGGCTTTGTTTCGGCGGGTGCGTGTTGATTTGGTTCCGTGGCAGTTGTTTTCGCTGTCGGTGTTTGTGGTGTGGTTTACCGTGTCGATGACCAGCCCTAACCCATATCCGTTGCCGACGTTCCTTATGTGGTTTGTGGCGGGGTTCGCGCTCGCTCTCCCGCAAGAGTCAGCTTCAGCAAAGGCGGTGGTGGCGTGA
- a CDS encoding glycosyltransferase, protein MSSASIIIPAYNEGKVIGRCLDALVSTGIDTEIVVAVNGSTDNTAEIARSYNNVRVVDIAMPGKANALNEGDRVAQAFPRIFLDADIVLGPGALAAMVETLTTSHTRVAAPQVRFNSAGASWAVKQYYEVYQRTPYVTQGLIGLGVYGLSRAARSRFRQFPALQADDLFIQRLFAPAERITTAGWFEVQTPRTLKDLVRVRTRVARGNAVLAASSHTLPAADYSPTTTSTFRSLGDIVRHAPHLAPGAAIYTSVVTAARIRARRSSTAWHRDESTR, encoded by the coding sequence GTGAGCAGTGCAAGCATCATCATTCCCGCCTATAACGAAGGCAAAGTCATTGGCCGTTGCCTTGATGCGCTCGTGAGCACTGGGATAGACACCGAGATTGTTGTTGCCGTCAACGGCAGCACCGATAACACCGCCGAGATTGCCCGCAGCTATAACAACGTCCGCGTGGTCGATATCGCTATGCCAGGAAAAGCGAACGCACTTAATGAGGGCGACCGTGTCGCACAAGCATTCCCACGTATTTTCCTTGACGCTGACATCGTCCTGGGCCCGGGAGCTTTAGCAGCAATGGTAGAAACTCTCACTACTTCTCACACACGGGTCGCTGCCCCGCAAGTTCGTTTTAATTCCGCGGGGGCCAGTTGGGCCGTGAAACAGTATTACGAGGTGTACCAACGCACTCCCTACGTCACTCAAGGCTTAATTGGCCTGGGCGTATATGGCCTTTCCCGCGCAGCTCGCAGCCGTTTCCGTCAATTCCCAGCACTACAAGCTGACGATTTATTCATTCAGCGACTTTTCGCACCTGCTGAACGCATCACCACTGCGGGGTGGTTTGAAGTGCAGACTCCCCGCACCCTTAAAGATCTTGTCCGCGTCCGCACTCGCGTAGCCCGCGGTAACGCAGTATTGGCCGCTTCTAGCCATACCCTCCCGGCAGCTGACTACAGCCCCACCACCACCTCCACATTCCGTTCTCTGGGCGACATCGTCCGCCATGCCCCGCATTTGGCTCCTGGCGCCGCGATTTACACCAGCGTCGTGACCGCCGCGCGGATACGTGCTCGACGTAGCAGCACCGCGTGGCACCGCGACGAGTCCACCCGCTGA
- a CDS encoding FtsX-like permease family protein — MTVFDPAQATATFLPLVNAVRGILTACAAASVGLALVLVTTAFAAVIRSRQAVLSTMRCVGASTGWIVRMILAQAFLLGLVCSLFGAALGLLLGWGLTTALTAAGQLGVPQFQAEPLHVFLAVAGGVLVSVASALVVALRVLRAPVVGSLRGSLAPVSSRMAWRLGGLGLLSAITAAVMYMRGGASAGVVAFVLVIVATGLLAAWVLAQCVSHPPFLGWTAWMSASGMRGHWLGSLMTGVFASLVALGIGLALGIVSIGSAMETQISRQFHARDTPNSSNDDIVTAIRRVPGVELVSPISRGQVDLSWSGGNKAVPARSIDPATYFQAADLPWTGTDVPQAKAALTRGGVVLPVALAKQAKINVGDSVTVKADAKKNTVPVVGLYASFATGNQIVLDTSTATQLGITAPSSWNIRVTPGSAPEHVQERMEKALAIFPGVTVTTAGKMRQGARQQLIAYSGGAVGLVALVIALATMAIAGLFAQRTSGRVTEFATLRAVGATVSHIRQIVLWDCLLCAGAAIAVAAPAGFAGAFFLRQFLSGVLQSELPGAPFPAVVVIFVGVAAFVTLANVLIGVFAAGKTTKAQIVAGLR, encoded by the coding sequence ATGACTGTGTTTGATCCGGCGCAAGCCACCGCCACGTTTCTTCCATTGGTGAATGCTGTCCGGGGAATTCTCACTGCCTGTGCCGCAGCATCGGTGGGGCTGGCTCTGGTACTTGTGACTACGGCTTTCGCTGCGGTGATCCGCTCCCGCCAAGCGGTTTTGAGCACCATGCGATGTGTGGGTGCCTCGACAGGATGGATTGTGCGCATGATCCTCGCGCAAGCCTTCCTCTTGGGGCTGGTGTGTTCACTCTTCGGGGCTGCGTTAGGGCTGCTTTTGGGGTGGGGGTTGACCACTGCGTTGACGGCTGCAGGGCAACTTGGCGTTCCACAGTTCCAGGCAGAGCCGCTGCATGTTTTTCTCGCTGTGGCAGGGGGCGTTCTGGTCAGCGTTGCTAGTGCGCTGGTTGTGGCGTTGCGTGTGCTGCGGGCACCAGTTGTCGGTTCGCTTCGAGGCTCGCTGGCACCGGTTTCTTCACGTATGGCCTGGAGGTTGGGAGGCCTTGGTCTGCTCAGCGCCATCACGGCAGCGGTGATGTACATGCGTGGTGGTGCCAGTGCGGGGGTAGTGGCCTTTGTGCTGGTGATCGTGGCTACTGGCCTGCTCGCTGCGTGGGTATTGGCCCAGTGTGTGTCTCACCCACCGTTTTTGGGGTGGACAGCGTGGATGTCAGCCTCCGGCATGCGCGGTCATTGGTTGGGCTCTCTGATGACAGGTGTTTTCGCTTCTCTGGTGGCGCTGGGGATCGGTTTGGCGCTAGGGATTGTCTCTATCGGATCAGCGATGGAGACGCAGATTTCGCGACAATTCCACGCCAGGGACACGCCTAATAGCAGTAACGATGACATCGTTACTGCTATTAGGCGTGTCCCTGGCGTGGAATTGGTTTCCCCGATTTCGCGCGGTCAGGTTGATCTTTCCTGGAGTGGCGGCAACAAAGCCGTTCCTGCTCGCTCGATCGACCCCGCGACGTACTTCCAGGCTGCTGATCTTCCATGGACTGGAACAGATGTGCCGCAGGCTAAAGCGGCTTTGACACGCGGGGGAGTAGTTCTTCCAGTGGCATTGGCCAAGCAAGCCAAAATCAATGTTGGTGACTCGGTGACGGTGAAGGCTGATGCCAAGAAAAACACAGTGCCAGTAGTTGGGCTGTACGCATCTTTTGCCACGGGTAACCAAATCGTCCTTGACACATCCACTGCTACACAGCTGGGCATCACTGCGCCTTCTTCATGGAACATTCGCGTTACGCCAGGATCTGCCCCAGAACACGTGCAAGAGCGTATGGAGAAAGCGCTCGCGATCTTTCCTGGTGTGACTGTGACGACGGCTGGCAAGATGCGACAAGGGGCACGTCAGCAGCTCATTGCCTATTCCGGAGGAGCTGTTGGTCTGGTTGCTCTAGTTATTGCTTTGGCCACGATGGCTATTGCCGGGCTATTTGCTCAGCGCACTTCGGGTCGTGTCACGGAGTTCGCGACTTTGCGTGCGGTAGGTGCGACGGTGTCGCATATTCGTCAGATAGTGCTGTGGGATTGTCTGCTGTGCGCGGGGGCAGCTATTGCTGTGGCCGCGCCTGCTGGATTCGCGGGGGCGTTTTTCCTGCGTCAGTTTTTGAGTGGCGTGTTGCAGTCAGAGCTTCCAGGTGCGCCGTTTCCCGCGGTAGTGGTCATTTTTGTGGGCGTTGCTGCGTTCGTGACGCTGGCCAACGTGTTGATAGGTGTGTTTGCTGCAGGAAAGACCACGAAAGCGCAGATTGTGGCAGGGCTTCGATGA
- a CDS encoding ABC transporter ATP-binding protein, whose product MTCVIDARDVRKTYQGGGGDAVLACDGVNVQVAAKEVVAIVGPSGSGKSTLMHLLGTVDDIDAGSLTICGQEISSMKQPEKAAFRREHIGFVFQSFHLVPTLTAAENVGLSAIIGNRRRKEWDGRARELLARVGLEELAGRKPDEMSGGQQQRIAVARALFSQPHVLLADEPTGNLDQKAAGEVMRMLREAVDDGQAQCAVIVTHSERSSAAADRVLLFVDGRVRDEMTFDDGGWAPEKEVARIERLRHWMSSAGC is encoded by the coding sequence GTGACTTGCGTTATTGATGCACGCGATGTGCGTAAGACCTATCAGGGCGGCGGGGGTGATGCTGTCCTTGCCTGCGATGGAGTTAACGTTCAGGTCGCTGCGAAAGAGGTTGTCGCGATTGTGGGCCCTTCGGGGTCCGGTAAGTCCACTCTGATGCACCTACTCGGCACAGTCGATGACATTGACGCGGGATCGCTGACCATTTGTGGTCAAGAAATCTCATCCATGAAGCAGCCCGAAAAAGCTGCGTTCCGTCGTGAACATATCGGTTTTGTTTTTCAGTCTTTCCACCTTGTTCCTACGCTCACTGCGGCCGAGAACGTCGGGTTGTCGGCGATTATCGGTAATCGCCGACGCAAGGAGTGGGATGGTCGTGCACGTGAATTGTTGGCGCGTGTGGGGTTGGAAGAGCTAGCTGGTCGCAAGCCTGATGAAATGTCTGGTGGGCAGCAACAGCGTATCGCTGTGGCGCGGGCGCTGTTTAGCCAGCCTCATGTTCTTCTTGCTGACGAGCCAACGGGAAATTTGGATCAAAAAGCAGCTGGCGAAGTGATGCGGATGTTGCGTGAGGCCGTCGATGATGGGCAAGCACAATGCGCAGTGATCGTCACCCATAGCGAGCGGTCTTCGGCGGCAGCTGACCGAGTTCTGCTGTTCGTGGATGGGCGAGTGCGCGATGAGATGACCTTTGACGATGGCGGCTGGGCGCCAGAGAAGGAGGTGGCCCGCATTGAACGCCTTCGTCATTGGATGTCGTCAGCTGGTTGCTGA
- a CDS encoding glycosyltransferase family 2 protein, with protein sequence MTPANDETERNSTDAAPTVSVIIPTYKRLGVLQRALESVYSQTFTDWEAIVVDDHGQDGTAEYMAGVSDPRVRFYEHEVNKGGNAARSTGIAHARGEWVAFLDSDDAWRPTKLEKQLAMLRASGPEYGLAGCGIEHYAPDGTSEMVQIPQVDGWIATEMMTWNPLGGFSAIMVRRSALLAAGGLDPTMPAQQDWEFYVRVSRLVAVCVVREVLVDYLADPHDPIRITVDNSRVVKGMRRMWAHVVQHRDELTPEQREQAVRYFTTMLANVGAVGDVALILRSGMVPARPGEVKHGAHMFVRSIRNQVRAAAEGQRRAAELVNSAGKRAKISRM encoded by the coding sequence ATGACCCCGGCCAATGACGAAACGGAGCGGAACAGTACTGATGCTGCACCCACCGTTTCAGTGATTATCCCTACCTATAAACGGCTCGGGGTGTTGCAGCGGGCATTGGAGTCGGTGTACTCCCAAACGTTCACAGACTGGGAAGCGATCGTTGTTGATGATCACGGGCAGGACGGGACGGCCGAGTATATGGCCGGGGTGAGTGACCCGCGGGTGCGATTTTATGAGCATGAGGTCAATAAGGGCGGGAACGCGGCACGCAGCACCGGGATCGCGCATGCGCGAGGTGAATGGGTTGCGTTTTTGGATAGTGATGATGCGTGGCGGCCAACCAAGCTGGAGAAACAGTTGGCGATGTTGCGGGCAAGCGGGCCTGAGTATGGGTTGGCTGGGTGCGGGATTGAGCATTACGCCCCAGATGGCACGTCAGAGATGGTGCAGATTCCGCAGGTGGATGGGTGGATCGCTACCGAGATGATGACGTGGAACCCGCTAGGAGGATTCTCAGCGATCATGGTGCGTCGTTCGGCTCTTCTTGCTGCAGGAGGGTTGGATCCGACGATGCCAGCTCAACAGGATTGGGAGTTTTATGTGCGGGTGTCGCGGTTGGTGGCGGTGTGTGTGGTGCGTGAAGTGTTGGTCGACTATCTCGCTGACCCTCATGACCCGATCCGGATCACTGTCGACAACTCGCGGGTGGTGAAAGGTATGCGTCGTATGTGGGCGCATGTTGTGCAGCATCGGGATGAATTGACTCCTGAGCAGAGAGAGCAAGCGGTTCGGTATTTCACGACGATGTTGGCCAATGTGGGGGCGGTGGGAGATGTTGCGTTGATTTTGCGCTCGGGGATGGTGCCAGCGCGGCCAGGTGAGGTTAAGCATGGGGCGCATATGTTTGTGCGTTCTATTCGTAATCAAGTGCGTGCGGCTGCTGAAGGTCAGCGCCGGGCAGCGGAATTGGTGAATTCAGCGGGGAAGCGAGCCAAAATTAGTCGCATGTGA
- a CDS encoding WecB/TagA/CpsF family glycosyltransferase, with product MATPHTRLGDCPHHTDTSDRLIATAMAVTFSPLLAARAAIAYATTGHVYEQHPRLGRNLTPITIRSFAGSAPGRRLAYLLSVARGDMCFIGPRPLDPEDAEAQPRRTPNITPGFLSPSRLHARLGIDYEPETLTCHQRLLSKDGIALTARYLIAEVLGSNGLATPATYTQLGLSITNTTMDEALTWCVNTARTRPASTLVFVNAACYNESAENPAYASALHHADRIFPDGIGAKLGARLHGVSLIANLNGTDMFPRLCERARNEGLSLFLLGARPGIAEAVAENMTSKFPGLQIAGTRHGYFTSEEETEVIATINNSGADILLIAFGVPNQELWIDQHRKQLNVGLIQGVGGLFDFYSGRIPRAPLWLREIGLEWVWRLAQEPGRMWRRYIVGNPRFLRRAWLDSRCTRHCRDHSTGQRPLLNYRDEYPEN from the coding sequence ATGGCTACCCCTCACACTCGCCTCGGAGACTGTCCACACCATACCGACACTAGCGACCGTCTCATCGCCACGGCGATGGCAGTCACTTTCTCTCCTCTTTTAGCTGCCCGCGCAGCTATCGCCTACGCCACCACCGGCCACGTCTATGAACAGCACCCACGGTTAGGGCGTAATCTCACCCCGATCACAATCCGATCCTTTGCAGGATCAGCACCCGGGCGTCGACTTGCTTACCTGTTGTCAGTAGCCCGAGGCGACATGTGCTTTATCGGCCCCCGCCCCCTGGACCCTGAAGACGCCGAAGCTCAACCGCGCCGCACTCCCAACATCACTCCAGGGTTCCTCTCCCCCAGCCGGTTACATGCTCGGCTCGGCATCGATTACGAACCAGAAACCCTTACCTGCCACCAGCGACTGCTGTCTAAAGATGGCATCGCTTTAACGGCCCGCTACCTCATCGCTGAAGTTCTGGGAAGTAATGGACTTGCCACCCCGGCCACATACACACAACTGGGCTTATCCATCACCAACACCACCATGGATGAAGCACTCACCTGGTGCGTGAACACCGCCCGCACCCGTCCAGCGTCCACTCTCGTCTTCGTTAATGCCGCTTGCTATAACGAAAGTGCAGAAAATCCGGCCTACGCCAGTGCCCTCCATCACGCAGACCGTATTTTCCCTGACGGCATCGGCGCCAAACTTGGGGCACGTCTGCACGGGGTTTCGCTGATCGCTAATCTCAACGGAACTGACATGTTCCCGCGACTGTGCGAACGTGCCCGCAACGAAGGACTTTCTCTTTTTCTTCTCGGGGCTCGACCTGGTATCGCCGAGGCTGTTGCCGAGAACATGACCTCCAAATTCCCTGGACTACAGATCGCCGGAACCCGCCATGGATATTTCACCTCCGAAGAAGAAACTGAGGTCATCGCAACGATCAATAACTCTGGCGCTGACATCCTCCTCATCGCTTTCGGGGTTCCGAACCAAGAGCTTTGGATTGACCAGCACCGCAAACAACTCAATGTTGGCCTTATCCAAGGCGTAGGCGGGCTTTTCGATTTCTACTCTGGCCGTATCCCTCGGGCACCTTTGTGGCTACGTGAGATCGGGCTCGAGTGGGTATGGAGGCTTGCGCAGGAGCCAGGGCGCATGTGGCGCCGATACATCGTCGGCAACCCACGGTTCTTACGCCGCGCCTGGCTCGACTCGCGCTGCACCCGGCACTGCCGTGATCACAGCACCGGGCAACGCCCTCTACTGAACTACCGCGACGAATACCCCGAAAACTAA
- a CDS encoding acyltransferase — protein sequence MPLKSMLRSLKKERLPLLRLQARHRDACISTTVKFSGDPGQVRLGSKVTIEGPTVVNVAQGGELNGSFLEIGDRTYIGEFNNIRCAGARIVIGADCLISQHITIIGTNHGTAPGTPINTQPWVGDGVVIGDDVWIGAGAVVMPGSRIGDGAVIGAGAVVRGQIPAGWIAVGVPAAPLRQRT from the coding sequence ATGCCCCTGAAGTCGATGCTCCGCTCACTAAAAAAAGAACGCCTGCCCCTGCTGCGACTCCAGGCGCGTCATCGAGACGCGTGCATCTCCACCACAGTGAAGTTTTCCGGCGATCCTGGCCAGGTACGGCTAGGAAGCAAGGTCACCATCGAGGGCCCAACAGTGGTCAACGTCGCTCAGGGCGGAGAACTCAACGGTTCTTTTCTGGAAATTGGTGACCGAACGTATATCGGCGAGTTCAATAACATCCGGTGTGCGGGGGCCCGGATCGTTATCGGAGCTGACTGCCTCATTTCGCAACACATCACGATCATTGGCACTAATCACGGCACGGCTCCAGGGACACCGATCAATACACAGCCGTGGGTGGGTGATGGAGTGGTGATTGGTGACGATGTGTGGATCGGTGCTGGCGCAGTAGTGATGCCTGGATCGCGGATTGGTGACGGGGCAGTGATCGGTGCTGGCGCGGTTGTGCGTGGCCAGATCCCCGCTGGGTGGATCGCGGTAGGTGTACCAGCCGCACCGCTTCGTCAGCGAACCTAA